A single window of Coffea eugenioides isolate CCC68of chromosome 7, Ceug_1.0, whole genome shotgun sequence DNA harbors:
- the LOC113777527 gene encoding uncharacterized protein LOC113777527: MRKLCPNFDREDGLETVLEVPIPEEMFAAMGNNIALRWENMATWMKAQTSDKWSSPIIAGRYNELSFLLFIMGSPLIPLQVQLDQSIHRPVRHASIEASTAKYIVQQYIAATGGQQALNSVNSMCALGQVKISSSEFHQGDDSVKVRNTEEAGGFVLWQKNPDLWCLELLISGCKVISGSNGKVSWRESSNQQRPIAKGPPRPLRRFLQGLDPRSAAILFIDAVCIGEKIINDEDCFILKLDTNQSTLEAQSGPNYEIIHHTLWGYFSQRSGLLVKFEDSRLLTVKTSRDDGEGVFWETSTESVIEDYKYVEGVNIAHSGRTSMTVFRYGEQSANHKRELQETWKIEEVDFNVWGLNSEFFMPPSEFQRKK, encoded by the exons ATGAGGAAACTATGTCCAAATTTTGATCGAGAAGATGGGCTGGAGACAGTTCTGGAGGTGCCCATTCCGGAGGAAATGTTCGCGGCCATGGGGAACAACATAGCCTTGCGGTGGGAAAATATGGCGACTTGGATGAAAGCTCAAACTTCCGATAAATGGTCATCTCCAATTATCGCCGGGCGCTATAATGAATtgagttttcttcttttcattATGGGATCTCCTCTTATCCCACTTCAAGTCCAATTAGACCAATCTATCCATCGTCCTGTTAGGCACGCTTCCATT GAAGCATCAACAGCCAAATACATCGTACAACAATACATAGCAGCAACGGGAGGACAGCAGGCTTTGAACTCGGTAAATAGCATGTGCGCGCTTGGACAAGTCAAAATCAGTTCATCAGAATTTCATCAAGGAGATGATTCAGTCAAAGTTAGAAACACTGAAGAAGCCGGAGGATTCGTGCTGTGGCAGAAGAACCCGGACCTCTGGTGCTTAGAGTTGCTCATCTCCGGTTGTAAAGTCATCTCTGGTAGCAATGGCAAAGTTTCTTGGAGGGAATCCTCCAACCAACAAAGACCCATTGCTAAGGGTCCTCCCAGACCCCTACGCCGCTTTTTACAG GGCCTGGATCCTCGCTCTGCAGCCATTTTATTCATAGATGCAGTATGCATAGGAGAGAAGATCATAAATGACGAAGACTGCTTCATTCTAAAACTGGACACAAACCAATCAACTCTGGAGGCGCAAAGCGGCCCCAATTACGAAATCATCCATCACACTCTGTGGGGATACTTCAGCCAAAGATCAGGGCTTCTCGTTAAATTTGAGGATTCGAGGCTGCTTACTGTGAAAACAAGTAGGGATGATGGTGAAGGAGTGTTCTGGGAGACGAGCACGGAGTCGGTGATAGAGGATTACAAGTATGTGGAGGGTGTTAATATAGCACATAGTGGCAGGACTTCTATGACAGTTTTCAGATATGGAGAGCAGTCAGCAAACCACAAAAGAGAGCTCCAAGAAACTTGGAAGATTGAGGAAGTTGATTTTAATGTCTGGGGTTTGAACTCTGAATTTTTTATGCCTCCTTCAGAATTCcagaggaaaaaatga